Proteins from one Gemmatimonadales bacterium genomic window:
- a CDS encoding CHAT domain-containing protein: MAAIGAWTQSPQTADEVRALARSGTEAALVARSREVPDAVRDALRGLFVSAASASDSSEAYLEQARRMARAYAAAWRDSFLVRQVAAFTSWSPPQRRLKVSADSLRLAGNQALGRLGVAAAMRAWRESLERCERLGDSTGMGAALGNIGAGFYGSGELDSAEAYFGEARVLAEGIGDHRTLGNAVGALANVSRDKGDLRGASQLYAQAAEIRPRSGDTRGVAADRNNLGLIAQRLGDWAGARRAFEDALALNRRYGRGEAAALNLVNLGNVASAEGEYSEAAVRYREALAIHRDLENRVGVASVLHNLGLLALRRGDYRGAAAALSDALRIYDVTGPDAEVIAVRRGLADLKAAMGDLPGALGELRRAERLAAGRGSGPAALAALALARADLSVQFNSLAEADLQYARAERLFRRAADPAGRAEAQQGRGMLLLMSERYVAAQAALEVALRVQEAVGDPRPAALTRLLLGEAQRERGDTASARRTLTQALDTLRSLGDVVGEAVALSALGDLESQGAMFLAAEAFYQRGLGRLGARPVPSVAWRLHAGLGRALRGRGALAEAARELGAAVDEIERVSGSLPLEERRADYLADKWEVYAQLALVERARGRSEAAFEVSERLRARQVLDLLARGRVTPTREGTDTLAGREQDLRRRISDLTRQIEGSGPSDPQLRGLTAPVSGGALEALAGAQAAYANLLRELREARPEYATLVRGEIAAAREVTGRLSADEALLEYLVTDSATVVFVATSDSIAAIDLDITHDDLVTLVDFARGTLTRPDRSAARHNWRAGLRRLFQELVAPVEASGLLAGKRLLLIAPHAELHYLPFAALVRQGAADQFLVERYTVAYVPSASVWLRLAERRAVRSGGGVLALAPQAGTLPGSRAEVAAIGRIYGDRARVLVGPAASERAFREVAPQQGIIHLATYGVLNKHNPLFSFVELAPQGAEDGRLEVHEVFGLGLSARLVVLSACQTALGSGSLADLPAGDDWVGLVRAFLFAGASKVLATLWPVEDRATASLMERFYTALEAGRSEAEAIAEAQRSLLRNSATAHPFYWAGFALVGGQ; encoded by the coding sequence GTGGCTGCGATCGGCGCCTGGACGCAGTCGCCGCAGACGGCCGACGAGGTGCGCGCCCTGGCGCGCAGCGGCACGGAGGCGGCGCTCGTGGCGCGCAGCCGTGAGGTTCCGGATGCCGTGCGCGACGCACTACGAGGCCTGTTCGTTTCGGCGGCATCCGCATCGGACTCGTCGGAGGCGTACCTGGAGCAGGCGCGGCGCATGGCCCGCGCCTATGCCGCGGCGTGGCGCGATTCGTTCTTGGTGCGGCAGGTCGCCGCGTTCACGTCGTGGTCGCCGCCGCAACGCCGTCTCAAGGTTTCGGCCGACAGCCTCCGCTTGGCGGGCAACCAGGCGTTAGGCCGGCTCGGTGTCGCGGCCGCGATGCGGGCGTGGCGCGAAAGCCTTGAGCGGTGCGAGCGGCTGGGCGATTCGACCGGCATGGGGGCCGCGTTGGGGAACATCGGCGCGGGCTTCTACGGCTCCGGCGAGCTCGACAGCGCCGAGGCGTACTTCGGCGAGGCTCGCGTGCTCGCGGAGGGAATCGGCGACCACCGCACTCTGGGCAACGCCGTGGGCGCGCTCGCGAACGTGAGCCGGGACAAGGGTGACCTCCGCGGCGCGAGCCAGCTCTACGCCCAGGCCGCGGAGATCCGGCCCCGAAGCGGCGACACGCGGGGCGTGGCCGCCGACCGCAACAACCTGGGTCTCATCGCCCAACGCCTGGGCGACTGGGCCGGCGCGCGCCGGGCGTTCGAGGACGCGCTGGCCCTCAACCGCCGGTATGGTCGGGGCGAGGCGGCGGCGCTGAATCTCGTCAATCTCGGCAACGTCGCGAGCGCGGAAGGCGAGTACTCCGAGGCCGCGGTGCGGTATCGCGAAGCCCTGGCGATCCACCGTGACCTGGAGAACCGGGTCGGCGTGGCGTCCGTCTTGCACAACCTGGGGCTCCTCGCACTGCGCCGCGGCGACTACCGGGGCGCAGCGGCCGCGCTATCCGATGCCCTTCGGATCTACGACGTGACCGGGCCCGACGCGGAAGTGATCGCGGTGCGGCGCGGACTCGCCGACCTCAAGGCCGCCATGGGCGATCTACCGGGCGCACTGGGCGAGTTGAGGCGTGCCGAACGTCTCGCGGCCGGGCGCGGCAGCGGGCCAGCCGCGCTTGCGGCGCTCGCGCTGGCGCGGGCCGACCTCTCGGTCCAGTTCAACAGCCTGGCCGAGGCGGACCTCCAGTACGCGCGGGCCGAGCGGCTCTTCCGCCGCGCCGCGGACCCGGCGGGTCGGGCGGAAGCCCAGCAGGGTCGGGGGATGCTGCTGCTCATGAGCGAGCGCTACGTGGCGGCACAGGCGGCGCTGGAAGTCGCCCTGCGCGTGCAGGAAGCGGTGGGCGACCCGCGCCCGGCAGCGCTGACGCGCTTGTTGCTGGGGGAGGCGCAGAGAGAGCGCGGCGACACGGCGTCGGCGCGCCGCACGCTGACCCAGGCGCTCGACACCCTGCGGTCCCTGGGCGACGTGGTCGGCGAAGCCGTCGCGCTCTCGGCGCTCGGCGACCTGGAGTCGCAGGGCGCCATGTTCCTCGCCGCGGAGGCGTTCTACCAGCGCGGGCTCGGCCGCCTCGGGGCCCGGCCCGTGCCAAGCGTGGCGTGGCGCCTGCACGCCGGCCTAGGTCGCGCGCTTCGCGGACGCGGGGCGCTCGCGGAGGCGGCGCGTGAGCTAGGCGCCGCCGTAGACGAGATCGAGAGGGTCTCCGGCTCGCTGCCGCTCGAGGAGCGCCGCGCCGACTACCTGGCCGACAAATGGGAAGTGTACGCGCAGCTCGCCCTGGTCGAGCGCGCCCGCGGGCGCAGCGAGGCGGCGTTCGAGGTCAGCGAGCGGCTGCGGGCGAGGCAGGTGCTCGATCTCCTGGCGCGCGGCCGCGTCACCCCCACGCGGGAAGGAACCGACACCCTGGCAGGGCGGGAGCAGGACCTGCGCCGCCGCATTTCGGATCTCACCCGGCAGATCGAGGGCTCGGGCCCGTCCGATCCTCAGCTTCGCGGCCTGACCGCGCCCGTCTCCGGCGGGGCCCTGGAGGCGTTGGCCGGAGCGCAGGCAGCGTACGCAAACCTGCTGCGCGAGCTGCGGGAAGCGCGCCCGGAGTACGCCACGCTGGTCCGCGGCGAGATCGCGGCGGCGCGTGAGGTGACCGGCCGGCTGTCGGCCGACGAGGCGCTGCTCGAGTACCTGGTGACCGACTCCGCGACGGTGGTGTTCGTCGCGACCTCCGACAGCATCGCCGCGATAGACCTCGACATCACGCACGACGATCTCGTGACGCTGGTGGATTTCGCCCGGGGCACGCTGACGCGCCCCGACCGCTCGGCCGCTCGGCACAACTGGCGGGCCGGGCTGCGCCGGCTGTTCCAGGAGCTCGTCGCGCCGGTGGAGGCGTCCGGGCTGCTGGCGGGAAAGCGTCTGCTCCTCATCGCTCCGCACGCCGAGCTGCATTACCTGCCGTTTGCCGCGCTGGTGCGTCAGGGCGCCGCGGACCAGTTCCTCGTCGAGCGGTACACCGTTGCCTATGTGCCCTCGGCCTCGGTCTGGCTGCGGCTGGCCGAGCGTCGCGCGGTCCGCTCCGGGGGTGGCGTCCTGGCGCTCGCGCCCCAAGCCGGCACGCTCCCCGGCTCGCGAGCGGAAGTCGCTGCCATCGGCCGGATCTACGGTGATCGCGCCCGGGTGCTGGTGGGCCCGGCGGCGTCGGAGCGCGCGTTCCGGGAGGTGGCGCCGCAGCAGGGGATCATCCACCTCGCCACCTACGGCGTGCTCAACAAGCACAATCCGCTCTTCTCTTTCGTGGAGCTCGCCCCGCAGGGCGCCGAGGACGGCCGGCTCGAGGTGCACGAGGTGTTTGGCCTCGGTCTCAGCGCGCGCCTCGTCGTGCTGAGCGCGTGCCAGACGGCACTCGGCTCCGGCTCCCTCGCGGACCTGCCCGCGGGCGACGATTGGGTGGGCCTGGTGCGGGCGTTCTTGTTTGCCGGAGCATCCAAGGTGCTGGCCACGCTCTGGCCGGTGGAGGATCGCGCCACGGCGAGCCTGATGGAGCGGTTCTACACCGCGCTCGAGGCCGGGCGCTCGGAGGCGGAGGCGATCGCCGAGGCTCAGCGGAGCCTGCTGCGCAATTCGGCGACCGCGCATCCGTTCTATTGGGCAGGGTTCGCGCTAGTGGGCGGCCAGTGA